In Carya illinoinensis cultivar Pawnee chromosome 16, C.illinoinensisPawnee_v1, whole genome shotgun sequence, a single window of DNA contains:
- the LOC122299379 gene encoding universal stress protein YxiE-like, with translation MAAEILGGGGAETEKKVMVAIDESEYSHYALIWVLDNLKESITKSPLVIFMAQPPTKSNYTYAAALGSARMYCPVSANPEFVASVQENHKKLALAFLEKAKDICASRGVNAKTLTEVGDPSTAICDAVQKFNINLLVLGERGLGKLKRTLLGSVSNYCVQNANCPVLVVRKP, from the exons ATGGCTGCCGAGATATTGGGAGGAGGAGGAGCTGAGACTGAGAAGAAGGTGATGGTGGCAATCGATGAGAGCGAGTACAGTCACTATGCTCTGATTTGGGTACTTGACAATCTCAAAGAATCCATAACCAAGTCGCCGCTTGTGATCTTCATGGCTCAACCTCCCACCAAAAGTAATTACACCTACGCTGCAGCTCTTGGCTCTGCTCGCATGTACTGCCCTGTTTCAGCCA ATCCAGAATTCGTGGCGTCTGTTcaagaaaatcataagaagctgGCCCTGGCTTTTCTAGAGAAAGCTAAGGATATATGTGCTAGTCGTGGG GTAAATGCAAAGACACTTACTGAGGTGGGGGATCCTAGTACAGCCATATGTGATgcagttcaaaagttcaatatcAATTTACTTGTTTTAGGTGAGCGTGGCCTTGGAAAACTCAAAAG GACTCTTCTAGGGAGCGTGAGCAACTACTGTGTTCAGAATGCAAACTGCCCTGTCCTTGTTGTGAGGAAACCTTAG